Proteins found in one Amycolatopsis umgeniensis genomic segment:
- a CDS encoding sialidase family protein codes for MKSNRWAALAATALTTLAVFTSPAAADSLVPQGFAPASTSWTGSLRGFVLGFSPCGKPGWCASLLSTADGGKRWRRVGAPPISLPDNHNQVKLAVIDERDVFLSDGNRLLASHDGGVNWSRVRLAGVREPFYISKITEAGPRVFAMVTGFGSPSTTTLYAGLPGTRVLQPVPGFTVTGSATYGDVTTSGGVQVSMGSDYRVQKYWTSSDGLTFAAAPPPCPADSSASLSGVRRGQVLALCSGGPGTPQPGATVRRLWRAPKLGGRFTGTAQAPTLGINQSFSAASPTAATVAAEGGGTGFLHSTADGGLTWTTTVLSGRGVCLNDLDFPDERVGVVVDGLPDADGGSAVYRTTDGGVTWRELVFG; via the coding sequence ATGAAGTCGAACCGGTGGGCCGCGCTCGCCGCCACCGCCTTGACCACCCTGGCTGTCTTCACTTCTCCCGCCGCCGCCGATTCGTTGGTACCCCAGGGTTTCGCCCCCGCTTCGACGAGCTGGACGGGTTCGCTGCGCGGGTTCGTCCTCGGGTTTTCGCCGTGCGGGAAACCGGGATGGTGCGCGTCCCTGTTGTCGACGGCCGACGGCGGGAAGCGGTGGCGGCGTGTCGGCGCGCCGCCGATCTCGTTGCCGGACAACCACAACCAGGTCAAGCTCGCCGTGATCGACGAACGCGACGTCTTCCTCTCCGACGGCAACCGGCTGCTCGCCAGCCACGACGGGGGCGTCAACTGGTCCCGCGTCCGTCTCGCCGGGGTCCGGGAACCCTTCTATATTTCGAAAATCACCGAAGCGGGACCTCGGGTGTTCGCGATGGTCACCGGTTTCGGCAGTCCGTCGACGACGACGCTCTACGCCGGGCTGCCCGGCACCCGGGTCCTCCAGCCTGTCCCGGGATTCACCGTCACCGGCTCCGCGACCTACGGCGATGTCACCACCAGCGGCGGGGTCCAGGTGTCGATGGGGTCGGACTACCGCGTCCAGAAGTACTGGACGTCTTCCGATGGCCTGACCTTCGCGGCCGCGCCGCCGCCCTGCCCGGCGGACAGTTCGGCTTCGTTGAGCGGAGTCCGGCGGGGACAGGTGCTGGCGTTGTGCAGCGGGGGACCGGGGACGCCGCAGCCGGGGGCGACCGTCCGGCGCTTGTGGCGGGCGCCGAAACTCGGCGGGCGGTTCACCGGAACGGCGCAAGCGCCCACGCTCGGGATCAACCAGAGTTTCAGCGCCGCTTCGCCCACGGCGGCGACCGTGGCGGCGGAAGGCGGCGGCACCGGCTTCCTGCACAGCACCGCCGACGGCGGGCTGACCTGGACGACGACGGTGCTCAGCGGCCGAGGGGTCTGTCTCAACGATCTGGACTTCCCGGACGAGCGGGTCGGGGTGGTGGTCGACGGGCTGCCCGACGCCGACGGAGGTTCGGCGGTCTACCGCACCACGGATGGCGGAGTGACCTGGCGAGAGCTCGTCTTCGGGTGA
- a CDS encoding SAM-dependent methyltransferase → MTSDEVRSVPRRPLPPLDYDKPNLARMKDALLGGHDHYEIDRLAVEAFLTVAPDGAAVAKEFRSWASRVVRFLAGAREVGQFLDLGSGMPYVENTHQTAQRYNPDALVIYVDDDPVVQAHGLALLEDHLVHVSGADLRDPEQTLNDPVIAEHLELDRPVAVLLNAVVHHIEDLDKARAIVRGYVDALAPGSYLMLTHYYTDGEGPRGAFARKLDGLMAGIGYPTAHRSRKEIESLFDGLEMLEPGLVHLHEWWPEGPRLAPLTQLNYLSLGGVGVKP, encoded by the coding sequence ATGACTTCGGACGAGGTCCGGTCTGTGCCGAGGCGCCCGCTGCCACCCCTCGACTACGACAAGCCCAATCTCGCCCGGATGAAGGACGCCCTTCTCGGGGGGCACGACCATTACGAGATCGACAGGCTGGCCGTCGAGGCCTTCCTCACCGTCGCCCCTGACGGCGCCGCGGTGGCCAAGGAGTTCCGGTCCTGGGCGAGCCGGGTGGTCCGGTTCCTCGCCGGCGCCCGCGAGGTCGGCCAGTTCCTCGATCTGGGCTCCGGCATGCCCTACGTCGAGAACACGCACCAGACGGCGCAGCGGTACAACCCCGACGCGCTGGTCATCTACGTCGACGACGACCCGGTGGTCCAGGCACACGGATTGGCGTTGCTGGAAGACCACCTCGTGCACGTCAGCGGCGCGGACCTGCGCGATCCCGAGCAGACGCTGAACGATCCGGTGATCGCCGAGCATCTCGAACTCGACCGCCCGGTCGCGGTGCTCCTCAACGCGGTGGTGCACCACATCGAAGACCTCGACAAGGCGCGGGCCATCGTCCGCGGCTATGTCGACGCGCTCGCCCCCGGGTCGTATCTGATGCTCACGCACTACTACACCGACGGCGAAGGGCCGCGCGGCGCGTTCGCGCGGAAGCTCGACGGCCTGATGGCCGGTATCGGTTACCCCACGGCGCATCGCAGCCGCAAGGAGATCGAGTCACTGTTCGACGGGCTGGAGATGCTCGAACCCGGCCTCGTCCACCTGCACGAATGGTGGCCGGAAGGCCCGCGCCTCGCGCCGCTGACCCAGTTGAACTACCTGAGCCTCGGTGGTGTGGGCGTCAAGCCTTGA
- a CDS encoding M48 family metalloprotease, producing MAFPVVVVAVGVASVLAGLRIQGKIGTYVMLAGLAIMIALGFGLVSALRARRPPIEGPRLDRDAHPALWEMIDDLAAQVKTRPPDEIVLIGEINAAVTEDARFLGLRPGRRTMLVGLPLLAALSVSELRAVLAHELGHYSGGHTRLLALTYRGTQTLAFTVDRLDGGPARALLSAYSKLYLLVARSANRRQELQADEASVLAAGSRTAAAALRKVATLNPLWKDYAERYISLGTAARRTPAVLLGFRSYLNHPVQREWVTEYAEDILDGEELSKFDSHPPTKRRIAALAGVPDNPVKPDARPGWSLLGAPKVDVPEAELDVLIRDVGPRADWDEVVKRAGRASVAEGAKLLTSAGIESRLAPRGTIGEVVRVLRDGDADALAKPLRAPSREEGRELLTELFADTVTAAMIDNGVAAHRLNWGGGWELCLGDGEPFDVAELVGPAVRSPRAVDELVHNLQLLTVPATYFCKQEPEREPDPADARMLGMFTALKAKRKLYDLVVCDTEVVLLPMARSVLVRRGVAGLIGARGVSDRKRIRKLRERGLDDLRAEPGARRIPFTDIVAGGFPRRKLTAYLTMELSDGETLELAITGNTEDFGTAHDDLKTFFKSLKA from the coding sequence GTGGCGTTCCCAGTGGTGGTCGTCGCGGTGGGTGTCGCCAGTGTGCTGGCGGGCCTGCGGATCCAGGGCAAGATCGGCACCTACGTCATGCTCGCGGGGCTCGCGATCATGATCGCGCTCGGTTTCGGCCTGGTGAGCGCGCTGCGGGCGCGGCGTCCTCCGATCGAGGGACCGCGGCTGGATCGCGACGCCCATCCCGCGTTGTGGGAGATGATCGACGACCTCGCGGCCCAGGTGAAGACGCGGCCGCCGGACGAGATCGTGCTGATCGGCGAGATCAACGCGGCGGTCACCGAGGACGCCCGGTTCCTCGGCCTGCGGCCGGGCCGCCGGACGATGCTGGTCGGGCTGCCGTTGCTGGCCGCGCTGAGCGTGAGCGAGCTGCGCGCGGTGCTCGCGCACGAACTCGGCCACTACAGCGGCGGCCACACCCGTCTGCTCGCGCTGACCTACCGCGGCACCCAGACGCTCGCCTTCACCGTCGACAGGCTGGACGGCGGCCCCGCCAGGGCCTTGCTCTCCGCCTACTCGAAGCTGTACCTGCTGGTCGCCCGGTCGGCGAACCGGCGGCAGGAACTCCAGGCCGACGAAGCGTCCGTGCTCGCGGCGGGAAGCCGGACCGCGGCCGCGGCGCTGCGGAAGGTCGCGACGCTGAACCCGCTCTGGAAGGACTACGCCGAGCGCTACATCTCGCTCGGCACGGCGGCGCGGCGCACTCCCGCGGTCCTGCTGGGCTTCCGGTCGTACCTCAACCATCCGGTCCAACGGGAGTGGGTGACCGAGTACGCCGAAGACATCCTCGACGGCGAGGAGCTGTCGAAGTTCGACAGCCATCCGCCCACGAAACGGCGGATCGCCGCGCTGGCCGGGGTGCCGGACAATCCGGTGAAGCCGGACGCGCGGCCGGGCTGGTCGCTGCTGGGCGCGCCGAAGGTCGACGTCCCCGAAGCGGAACTCGACGTGCTGATCCGCGACGTCGGACCGCGGGCGGACTGGGACGAAGTCGTCAAACGCGCGGGCCGGGCGTCGGTCGCCGAGGGCGCGAAGCTGCTGACCTCCGCCGGGATCGAGAGCAGGCTGGCGCCGCGCGGCACGATCGGCGAGGTCGTGCGGGTCCTGCGCGACGGCGACGCCGACGCGCTCGCCAAACCCCTGCGGGCCCCGTCCCGCGAAGAGGGCCGCGAACTGCTGACGGAACTGTTCGCCGACACCGTCACCGCCGCGATGATCGACAACGGCGTCGCCGCGCACCGCCTGAACTGGGGCGGCGGCTGGGAACTGTGCCTCGGCGACGGCGAACCGTTCGACGTCGCCGAACTGGTCGGCCCGGCGGTGCGGAGCCCGCGCGCTGTCGACGAACTGGTCCACAACCTGCAGCTGCTCACCGTGCCCGCCACGTACTTCTGCAAACAGGAGCCCGAACGGGAACCGGATCCCGCCGACGCCCGGATGCTCGGGATGTTCACCGCGTTGAAGGCCAAGCGGAAGCTCTACGACCTGGTCGTCTGCGACACCGAAGTGGTGCTGCTGCCGATGGCGCGTTCGGTGCTCGTCCGCCGCGGTGTCGCCGGTCTGATCGGGGCGCGCGGGGTGTCGGACCGCAAGCGGATCCGGAAACTGCGGGAACGCGGCCTCGACGATCTGCGCGCCGAACCCGGCGCGCGGCGGATCCCGTTCACGGACATCGTCGCGGGCGGGTTCCCCCGCCGGAAGCTCACCGCCTACCTGACGATGGAACTGTCCGACGGCGAGACGCTGGAACTGGCGATCACCGGCAACACCGAAGACTTCGGGACCGCCCACGACGACCTGAAGACGTTCTTCAAGTCGCTCAAGGCTTAG
- a CDS encoding aldo/keto reductase produces the protein MTDIPTIELNNGVEMPQLGFGVFQVPDEETTAAVKAALDAGYRSIDTATIYGNEAGVGKALAESGIARDELFITTKLWNSEQGYDATLKAFDASLAKLGLEQLDLYLIHWPTPERDLYNDTWKAFEKLYADGRVRAIGVSNFQPAHLERLLGAGSVAPAVNQVEVHPYLQQAEVREFDAKHGIATEAWSPLAKGGDLLGEAAVKALADKHGRTPAQVVLRWHLQLGNIVIPKSVTPSRIKENLDVFGFTLSEEDVASLAGLDRGLRTGPDPDTFNAA, from the coding sequence GTGACCGACATTCCCACCATCGAGCTCAACAACGGGGTGGAGATGCCGCAGCTCGGGTTCGGCGTCTTCCAGGTGCCGGACGAGGAGACCACCGCCGCGGTCAAGGCCGCGCTGGACGCGGGCTACCGCAGCATCGACACCGCCACGATCTACGGCAACGAAGCAGGCGTCGGCAAGGCACTGGCCGAGTCCGGGATCGCCCGCGACGAGCTGTTCATCACCACCAAGCTGTGGAACAGCGAACAGGGCTACGACGCCACGCTGAAGGCGTTCGACGCCAGCCTGGCCAAACTGGGCCTGGAACAGCTGGATCTCTACCTCATCCACTGGCCGACGCCCGAGCGCGACCTCTACAACGACACGTGGAAGGCCTTCGAGAAGCTCTACGCCGACGGCCGGGTGCGCGCGATCGGCGTATCGAACTTCCAGCCCGCCCACCTCGAGCGTCTGCTCGGCGCCGGTTCCGTCGCCCCGGCGGTCAACCAGGTCGAGGTGCACCCGTACCTGCAGCAGGCCGAGGTGCGCGAGTTCGACGCGAAGCACGGCATCGCGACCGAGGCGTGGAGCCCGCTGGCCAAGGGTGGCGACCTGCTCGGCGAGGCCGCGGTGAAGGCGCTCGCGGACAAGCACGGCCGCACCCCGGCGCAGGTCGTCCTGCGCTGGCACCTGCAGCTGGGCAACATCGTGATCCCGAAATCCGTGACGCCGTCGCGGATCAAGGAGAACCTGGACGTCTTCGGGTTCACCCTGTCGGAGGAGGACGTCGCGTCCTTGGCCGGGCTGGACCGGGGTCTGCGGACCGGACCGGATCCCGACACCTTCAACGCTGCGTAA
- a CDS encoding MFS transporter: MPAALLALAISAFGIGTTEFVIMGLLPEVANDFGVSIPSAGLLISGYALGVVVGAPVLTALASRVPRKTVLVGLMALFIAGNVVSALAPTYGLLMTGRVIAALSHGAFFGVGAVVASSLVAPAKQASAIAMMFTGLTVANVLGVPAGTALGQALGWRSTFWAVSALGVIGLIGIVALVPVQATTGSAGLRSELAVFRRLQVWLALAMTTLGFAGVFAAFTYIAPMMTEVAGFSPGAVTWLLVLFGAGLFAGNLIGGKAADRSLMPSLYVILATLAAVLVVFVFTAHAQLPAAITIAVFGAAGFATVAPLQARVMAKAEGAPALASAANIAAFNLGNAGGAWLGGQAIDAGLGYTASNWIGAALALAGLLVAVISGMLDHGRRKARRAELAPAA; the protein is encoded by the coding sequence ATGCCTGCCGCTCTGCTCGCATTGGCGATCAGCGCCTTCGGTATCGGCACCACCGAGTTCGTGATCATGGGCCTGTTGCCCGAGGTCGCGAACGACTTCGGCGTCTCGATCCCCTCCGCGGGACTGTTGATCTCCGGGTACGCCCTCGGCGTGGTAGTCGGCGCTCCGGTGCTGACCGCACTCGCGTCGCGGGTGCCGCGCAAGACGGTCCTGGTCGGCCTGATGGCCCTGTTCATCGCCGGCAACGTCGTCTCCGCGCTGGCCCCCACCTACGGTCTGCTGATGACCGGCCGCGTGATCGCCGCGCTCTCGCACGGCGCGTTCTTCGGCGTCGGCGCGGTCGTCGCGTCCTCGCTGGTCGCGCCCGCGAAACAGGCCAGCGCCATCGCGATGATGTTCACCGGGCTGACCGTCGCCAACGTCCTCGGCGTCCCCGCCGGGACGGCGCTCGGGCAGGCACTCGGCTGGCGCTCGACGTTCTGGGCCGTCAGTGCCCTCGGCGTGATCGGCCTGATCGGGATCGTCGCGCTGGTACCGGTACAGGCGACGACGGGCAGCGCCGGGCTGCGCAGCGAACTCGCCGTCTTCCGGCGTCTCCAGGTCTGGCTCGCGCTGGCGATGACCACCCTCGGGTTCGCCGGGGTGTTCGCGGCCTTCACCTACATCGCCCCGATGATGACGGAGGTCGCCGGGTTCTCGCCCGGCGCGGTGACCTGGCTGCTCGTGCTGTTCGGCGCCGGCCTGTTCGCGGGCAACCTGATCGGCGGCAAGGCGGCCGACCGGTCGCTGATGCCCAGCCTCTACGTCATCCTCGCCACGCTCGCGGCCGTGCTGGTCGTGTTCGTCTTCACCGCGCACGCCCAGCTCCCCGCCGCGATCACCATCGCGGTCTTCGGCGCCGCGGGTTTCGCGACCGTCGCGCCGCTGCAGGCCCGCGTCATGGCCAAGGCCGAAGGCGCTCCCGCGCTGGCGTCGGCCGCCAACATCGCCGCGTTCAACCTCGGCAACGCCGGGGGCGCGTGGCTCGGCGGGCAGGCCATCGACGCCGGTCTCGGCTACACCGCGTCCAACTGGATCGGCGCCGCGCTCGCGCTCGCCGGACTGCTGGTCGCGGTCATCTCAGGCATGCTCGACCACGGGCGACGGAAGGCTCGTCGCGCCGAACTGGCCCCCGCCGCCTGA
- a CDS encoding MarR family transcriptional regulator, whose protein sequence is MSLADDAVEARAQGWRTLAALHARIEDALERALAQKHELSVSEYTVLDVLGRQDGFHLRMNQLSNAVVLSQSATTRLVSRLEDRGLLQRYLCPDDRRGIYTEVTPAGQELLAAARPTHDSVLTGALAAAEEVPELAPLVAALGKLTFARN, encoded by the coding sequence GTGTCACTGGCCGACGACGCCGTGGAAGCACGCGCGCAGGGCTGGCGGACCCTCGCCGCACTGCACGCGCGGATCGAGGACGCGCTCGAGCGCGCGCTGGCGCAGAAGCACGAACTGTCCGTCAGCGAGTACACCGTGCTGGACGTGCTCGGCCGCCAGGACGGCTTCCACCTGCGGATGAACCAGCTGTCCAACGCCGTCGTGCTCAGCCAGTCGGCGACGACGCGGCTGGTCTCGCGGCTGGAGGACCGGGGACTGCTGCAGCGGTACCTGTGCCCGGACGACCGGCGGGGCATCTACACGGAGGTCACCCCGGCGGGGCAGGAACTCCTCGCGGCCGCGCGGCCGACGCACGACAGCGTCCTCACCGGCGCGCTGGCCGCCGCCGAAGAGGTCCCCGAACTCGCGCCCCTGGTCGCCGCTCTCGGAAAGCTCACCTTCGCCCGCAATTAG
- a CDS encoding amidohydrolase family protein: protein MDDLLLRRVRVGLAGSLSDVLIQGGRIAAIEGPGQAGEASETLDGHGGTLLPGLVDAHAHTAQWSAARRRIPLGEATSAAHTVDLVLAHLLANPVPPGDLVLGAGFRDGLWPDAPHKDLLQKALPGHPVALFSADLHTLWLSPAALKLIGREHPTGVLLENDCMSATAELPVAPEDVIDGWVADALDAAAARGVTKIVDYEYTDTVTAWRRRLARKPLPVRVSCVIARYLLETAVERGHRTGDVLEDTGGLLTVGPFKLFVDGSLNTRTAYCVGHYAGTESHGLLELPPGELEPLMRKASENGLSPAVHAIGDHANKIALDAFANVGCAGRIEHAQLLRAEDVARFAELGVVASVQPAHQPDDRDVADRHWHGWTDRAFPYGALYRSGVTLEFGSDAPVAPLDPWDAIASAVSRTDDHRPPWHPEQAMPLEAALAAASGGRTGVAVGDVADLVVTAVDPSRLSPAGLRDTPVTATVMDGRVTFSS from the coding sequence GTGGACGATCTTCTGTTGCGCCGGGTCCGGGTCGGCTTGGCGGGCTCCCTGTCGGACGTGTTGATCCAAGGCGGCCGGATCGCGGCCATCGAAGGTCCGGGGCAGGCGGGTGAAGCGTCGGAAACCCTGGACGGGCACGGCGGAACGCTCCTGCCCGGGCTCGTCGACGCGCACGCGCACACCGCGCAGTGGTCGGCCGCGCGCCGCCGGATCCCGTTGGGGGAGGCGACCTCCGCCGCCCATACGGTCGATCTCGTCCTCGCTCATCTGCTGGCGAACCCGGTGCCTCCCGGCGACCTCGTGCTCGGCGCCGGCTTCCGCGACGGTCTCTGGCCAGACGCCCCGCACAAGGACCTGTTGCAGAAGGCGCTGCCCGGGCATCCGGTCGCCTTGTTCAGCGCAGACCTCCACACCTTGTGGCTCAGCCCCGCCGCCCTGAAGCTCATCGGCCGCGAGCATCCGACCGGCGTGCTGCTGGAGAACGACTGCATGAGCGCGACGGCCGAACTCCCTGTCGCCCCCGAAGACGTCATCGACGGCTGGGTCGCCGACGCGCTCGACGCGGCGGCCGCCCGCGGCGTCACCAAGATCGTCGACTACGAGTACACCGACACGGTCACCGCCTGGCGGCGGCGGCTGGCACGGAAACCCTTGCCGGTCAGGGTTTCCTGCGTGATCGCGAGGTACCTGCTCGAGACCGCCGTCGAACGCGGCCACCGCACCGGCGACGTCCTCGAAGACACCGGCGGACTGCTCACGGTCGGCCCGTTCAAGCTGTTCGTCGACGGTTCCCTGAACACGCGCACCGCGTACTGCGTCGGGCATTACGCCGGGACGGAGTCCCACGGGCTGCTCGAACTGCCGCCCGGGGAGCTGGAACCGTTGATGCGCAAGGCTTCCGAGAACGGGCTCTCACCCGCCGTGCACGCCATTGGCGACCACGCCAACAAGATCGCCCTCGACGCCTTCGCGAACGTCGGATGCGCGGGCCGCATCGAGCACGCGCAACTGCTGCGTGCCGAGGACGTCGCGCGGTTCGCCGAACTGGGGGTCGTGGCGAGTGTGCAGCCCGCCCACCAGCCGGACGACCGCGACGTCGCCGACCGGCACTGGCATGGCTGGACAGATCGGGCTTTCCCTTACGGCGCCTTGTATCGCTCCGGGGTGACCCTGGAGTTCGGCTCGGACGCGCCGGTCGCGCCGCTGGATCCGTGGGACGCGATCGCGTCGGCGGTCAGCCGCACCGACGACCACCGCCCGCCGTGGCATCCCGAGCAGGCCATGCCGCTGGAGGCCGCGCTCGCGGCGGCGTCCGGCGGCCGGACCGGGGTGGCGGTCGGGGACGTCGCGGATCTGGTCGTCACCGCGGTGGATCCGTCGCGGCTGTCCCCGGCGGGACTGCGCGACACCCCCGTCACCGCCACCGTGATGGACGGCAGGGTCACCTTCTCGTCCTGA
- a CDS encoding DUF2127 domain-containing protein: MSTEKLFRIAIALKGLDGALQLIGGLVLMVVPASAITGFAHAVVTRDLLGDPEGTLARHLELAAGHFVEGRTFAVVYLVAHGLIKLGLVWALARKVMRAYPVAAVVLSAFVVYEIFRAIHTHSLALPFFAALDVVIVVLVLREYRQLKRDRVAA, translated from the coding sequence ATGAGCACCGAGAAGCTGTTCCGGATCGCCATCGCCTTGAAGGGGCTCGACGGCGCTTTGCAGCTGATCGGCGGACTGGTCCTGATGGTCGTCCCCGCTTCGGCCATCACCGGTTTCGCGCACGCCGTGGTCACCCGCGATCTGCTCGGCGATCCGGAAGGGACGCTGGCCCGGCATCTCGAACTCGCCGCCGGTCACTTCGTCGAGGGCCGGACGTTCGCCGTCGTGTACCTCGTCGCGCACGGCCTCATCAAACTCGGCCTGGTCTGGGCGCTGGCGCGGAAGGTGATGCGCGCCTATCCCGTGGCCGCGGTGGTGCTTTCGGCGTTCGTGGTCTACGAGATCTTCCGGGCGATCCACACGCACTCGCTCGCGCTGCCGTTCTTCGCCGCCCTCGACGTCGTGATCGTCGTGCTGGTGCTGCGCGAATACCGGCAGCTCAAACGGGATCGCGTCGCGGCCTGA
- a CDS encoding PP2C family protein-serine/threonine phosphatase — MRELPHWHTASAQGPREHNADAVGAYAAAGGAGIVFALADGVGDHPNAGYAARTAASAAARSPVGRGAVEAVLAAQRAVLELGGTGDCVLVVAVQNDEGYGIAWVGDARAYAWDGYTVRQVTKDHTLAQYFRDHEQPVTPRMEHVVTTSVRTAGAHEIGTATVSTGGLLLTSDGVHKTLSGPTMLDILGMPGRAATELVRTAISLGGSDNATAIVVDPPGADLVTEKFRVAA, encoded by the coding sequence ATGAGGGAACTTCCACACTGGCACACGGCGAGCGCGCAGGGGCCGCGCGAGCACAACGCGGACGCTGTCGGAGCGTACGCGGCCGCGGGCGGGGCGGGGATCGTGTTCGCGCTGGCCGACGGAGTCGGAGATCACCCGAACGCGGGATACGCGGCGCGGACGGCGGCTTCGGCGGCGGCCCGGTCGCCGGTCGGGCGAGGCGCTGTCGAGGCTGTTCTCGCTGCTCAGCGCGCTGTGCTCGAGCTCGGCGGGACCGGTGACTGCGTCCTCGTCGTGGCCGTCCAGAACGACGAGGGGTATGGCATCGCGTGGGTCGGGGACGCGCGGGCGTACGCTTGGGACGGTTACACCGTGCGGCAGGTGACGAAGGACCATACGCTCGCGCAGTACTTCCGCGACCACGAACAGCCCGTGACACCGCGGATGGAACACGTCGTCACCACCAGCGTCCGCACGGCCGGTGCTCACGAGATCGGCACGGCCACCGTCTCCACCGGTGGGCTTCTGCTCACCAGCGACGGTGTGCACAAGACGCTCAGCGGTCCGACCATGCTCGACATCCTCGGGATGCCGGGCAGGGCGGCCACGGAGCTGGTGCGGACGGCGATCTCGCTCGGTGGCTCCGACAACGCCACCGCGATCGTGGTGGATCCGCCCGGCGCGGATCTCGTCACGGAGAAATTTCGCGTCGCGGCCTGA
- a CDS encoding ArnT family glycosyltransferase, translating into MTTALASRVEPGPVEENVVEPQARWVRPSVFGLLAATAVLYFWNLTASGYGNSFYAAAVQSGTQDWKAWLFGSLDAGNVLTVDKPPAALWVTTAFARLFGFSSFTVLAPQALMGVASVGLLYLTVKRTSGPAAGLFAGAALAVTPVAALMFKFNNPDALLTLLLIAGAYCTVRAIEKAGPRWLAFAGVAIGFGFLTKMMQAFLVLPAFGLAYLVAAPTSLGKRLLHLLGALVAMIVSAGWFIALVDLWPTGSRPYIGGSTDDSLLELALGYNGLGRIFGRGGGGMTVGTTGGGGEMVATTGGGMGGGNVGFGGESGLTRMFGASFGGEVSWLLPAALIGLVAGLWFTRRAAGTDRTRAALIVWGGWMLVTSLVFSYMSGIVHPYYAVALAPSIAAVVAISGTSLWRGRAHLAPRVFLSLMIAASAVWAYILLDRDSGWLPALRWIIVGLGLVTATVVLVGVPPMRKLVAVVATVAVLTVGLGTTAYGVETASQAHSGSIPTSGPASSGEPRGMGGMGMEEGSSAELGTVLAATTTKWAAATSSSQSAANLELASGKSVIGIGGWSGSDPAPTLAEFQQYVANGDITYYVEGGRGGGPGGGSNEISEWVAANFTATTVGEQTVYNLLS; encoded by the coding sequence ATGACCACCGCACTCGCTTCCCGGGTGGAACCCGGCCCCGTCGAGGAAAACGTCGTCGAACCACAGGCCCGCTGGGTCCGCCCCTCGGTCTTCGGCCTGCTCGCCGCCACCGCGGTGCTGTACTTCTGGAACCTGACGGCCTCCGGTTACGGCAACTCGTTCTACGCGGCGGCGGTGCAGTCCGGCACGCAGGACTGGAAGGCGTGGCTGTTCGGCTCGCTCGACGCCGGGAACGTGCTGACCGTCGACAAACCCCCGGCCGCGCTCTGGGTCACGACGGCGTTCGCGCGGCTCTTCGGTTTCTCGAGTTTCACCGTGCTGGCACCGCAAGCGCTGATGGGGGTCGCCTCGGTCGGCCTGCTGTACCTGACGGTGAAGCGGACCTCCGGACCGGCCGCCGGTCTGTTCGCGGGGGCGGCGCTCGCCGTCACCCCGGTCGCCGCGCTCATGTTCAAGTTCAACAACCCCGACGCGCTGCTGACCCTCCTGCTGATCGCCGGCGCGTACTGCACGGTCCGCGCGATCGAGAAGGCCGGCCCACGCTGGCTGGCCTTCGCCGGTGTCGCCATCGGATTCGGCTTCCTGACCAAGATGATGCAGGCGTTCCTGGTGCTGCCCGCTTTCGGACTCGCCTATCTGGTCGCCGCTCCGACCTCGCTGGGCAAACGGTTGCTTCATCTGCTCGGAGCCTTGGTCGCGATGATCGTCTCAGCGGGTTGGTTCATCGCGCTGGTCGACCTGTGGCCGACCGGTTCACGGCCCTACATCGGCGGTTCGACCGACGACAGCCTGCTCGAACTGGCGCTGGGCTACAACGGTCTCGGCCGGATCTTCGGCCGTGGTGGCGGCGGGATGACGGTGGGCACCACGGGTGGCGGCGGAGAAATGGTGGCTACCACTGGCGGGGGGATGGGCGGCGGGAACGTCGGCTTCGGCGGTGAGAGCGGCCTGACGCGGATGTTCGGTGCCAGCTTCGGCGGCGAGGTGTCTTGGCTGCTGCCCGCCGCGCTGATCGGCCTGGTGGCGGGGCTGTGGTTCACCAGGCGGGCCGCCGGAACCGACCGGACGCGGGCCGCGCTGATCGTCTGGGGCGGCTGGATGCTCGTCACCTCGCTGGTGTTCAGCTACATGAGCGGCATCGTGCACCCGTACTACGCCGTCGCGCTGGCGCCGTCGATCGCCGCGGTGGTGGCGATCTCCGGAACCTCGCTATGGCGCGGCCGGGCACATCTCGCGCCGAGGGTGTTCCTGTCGCTGATGATCGCGGCGAGCGCTGTCTGGGCGTACATCCTGCTCGACCGCGATTCCGGCTGGCTGCCCGCGCTGCGCTGGATCATCGTCGGGCTCGGCCTGGTGACCGCGACCGTCGTCCTGGTGGGTGTCCCGCCGATGCGCAAACTCGTCGCCGTGGTCGCGACCGTCGCCGTGCTGACCGTCGGCCTCGGCACCACCGCGTACGGCGTCGAAACCGCTTCGCAAGCGCATTCCGGTTCGATCCCGACCTCCGGCCCGGCCTCGAGTGGCGAGCCGCGGGGCATGGGCGGGATGGGCATGGAGGAGGGCTCGTCGGCGGAACTCGGGACGGTGCTCGCGGCGACCACGACGAAGTGGGCGGCGGCGACGTCGAGTTCGCAGTCGGCGGCGAACCTGGAACTCGCGAGCGGGAAGTCGGTGATCGGCATCGGCGGCTGGAGCGGCTCGGATCCGGCGCCGACGCTGGCGGAATTCCAGCAGTACGTGGCGAACGGCGACATCACCTACTACGTCGAAGGCGGCCGCGGCGGTGGCCCCGGCGGCGGCTCGAACGAGATCTCCGAATGGGTCGCGGCGAATTTCACCGCCACCACGGTGGGCGAACAGACCGTCTACAACCTGCTCTCCTGA